The Elusimicrobiota bacterium genomic interval AATTCTGGAAAAGATATTTCGCCTTCGCCGGCAAAAACAAAATCCACTTCGCTGACTGTTTTTAAAGTATACTCAGGGAGAGCGCTTATATGCGGGCCGCCCATTACGGTGATTATTTTTGTGTCGAGTTTTTTAATTGCCTTGACGATTTCTTTTGCTTTGGTAAACTGAGCGGTAAGGACGCTGATTCCGACGGAATCTGGTTTGAATTCTTTGATTTCCTTTTCTATCTGGGCTATATTGCCGCAATTTTCCGAGGCCATATCGTGAACTTTTATTGTATGGCCTTTGTTCATCAGCGCAGCGCCTATGTAACCCAGGCCCAGCATGGGCTGGGTGTACCTGTCAGCAGGCAATCCTATCAGCAGTATTTTAGACATTGGGTTTCCCCAATCCTTTTAAAAATCCGTAGTTCCATAATAAAACGGTCCAGAACATTAAAACAGTGTATTTATATGCAATTATTAAATTGCGGGATCTTGCAAAAAAATACATGGAAGTCAGTATTACTGCAGACAAAATAAAAACTATTCCTATTTTGATACTTAAAAAAGCAATCAACAGTTCAATCAACAATGCAAAAACCAATATTAAGGGGACATATTGTATTTTTCTGAAAAAACCGTATTTTTTTACGAGTTCTCCCTGGACTCTTCCATAACTTAACATCATCTTTTTGAATTTTTCAAGATTATCTGCCCGGTAATGATAAACAACCGCGCCAGGATTATATAAAAGTGCAAAACCTGCTTTTCTTACACGATAATCAAACTCCACGTCTTCTCCCGGCCACATGCCGCTAAGAAAACCACCCACCTTATCAAAGATTTCTTTTTTATACATCACATTGCAGGTCGGGTTATGGTCTGTTTTTTTCATATAGTTTTTTAAATTATCCGCGTATTTCGGTTTTATATAATCGGTAACAAATCCTATTACTTTCATAAAACCGCCGATTGTTTTGCCAAATTTTGATTCATCATCTGGAATGAGTTGAGCACCGCCTACTCCGGCAATTCCGGCGCCCTGAACCGGGACCCAGGGCTGGTTATGTTCTATTTTGAAACCTTTCAGTAATTCGTTGAGCCATCTAGCGTCAACTATGCAATCAGCATCGGTTAAAGCAATATATTCACCTTTTGCCTGCTTTACACCGATGTTCCGGGCTTCCGCCGGGCCTAACCCGGGAATGTCTATAACAGTCAGACTCGCTTCTTTGTTTCCGTATTTTCTTATTTTAAACGAGCTGATAACTTCTTTGGTTCCGTCCGTTGAGCCGTCGTTGACTATAATTACTTCAAAGTTCTGATAATCCAGGGCAAAAACAGAATTCAGGCATTTCCTGATCGTCTTTTCCCCATTCTTAACAGCAATAATAATCGAAATTTGTGGCTGCATAGTTTTTATTTTTTCCCTAATAAATACGAAATAAAATTCTTGGCACCGCGGAGTTTGCGGTACAAATCCGTCTTGTTTGTCGTTTTAAGCAAAAACTTTATCATAAACGAAGGCCTGAAATAAAATCTCTTCAGGCCGGAATCCACCAACTTATCAATCTGCTGCCTTGTCATCCCGGGATATTCAACCACACCCGCCTGCTCCCCTTCCTGAAGCCAATCCGACCAAACCTTTGATTTCAACCAGCCTTCAGTCTCGCACATCTTAAAATATCTGGTCCCCGGAAAAGGTACCGCGCCTGAAAACTGGATAGTATCTAAACCCAGATTCAAACCAAATTCAACGGTTTTATTTGCAGTTTCGGTTGTTTCCCCCGGCAAACCAATTACAAAACACCCATGAACCTGTAGTTTTGCTTCTTTTGCAAGCGCCATAAAATTGCGGGCTTGTTCAACCGTAATATTCTTATGCATTTTATTTAAAATTTCCTGCACCCCGGACTCAAAACCTACAAGCAGTTCCCTGCATCCGGCTTTCTTCATTATCCTGAACATTTCCCTGTCTGCGGTATCCGCGCGGGCATTGACTGAAAAAGTAATCTTTAAATTCCTGCGCATAATCTCTTCGCATATTTCTATTGCGCGCGCTTTGTTTACCGTGAAAGTGTCATCCTCAAAAAAGAATTCCCCGCCTTTTAGCACCTGCGGACAGAGTTTTATATCCTGCTCAATCTCATCAACAACATTTTTCGGAGAACGGAAACGGTACTTAAAACCGTGCATGACCTGCGGCCAAAGGCAGAAAATACACGCATTGGGACACCCGCGCCCGGAAATTATATCTATATAAGGGTAAAGTTTGCCGCCATCAAAATATTTCATCAAATCCAGGTGGTGCCAGGCAGGAAACGGAAGCTCATCAAGGTTTTCAATTAGAAGTCGTTTTGCGGTACAAAAAGGCTTCCCTTCCTTAATATAGGCGATTCCCGGGATACCGGCCAGGTTAGGGTAATTCTTGATTATATCCCGGACCGTATAATCATACTCGCCGATTACCGCCACATCCACCGCACCCTTTGATTCCAGAAGAGTTTCCTCAGGCAAAGCGGAGACATGAGGGCCTACCATGATAATTTTTGCGAAAGAGTTTTCTTTTATTATTTTAGCGCACTCAATATCTGAGTAAATGGAAGGCGTTGTTGAATCCAGGATAACAAAGTCGGGCTTTTCTTGTTTTGCCAACTCCGCTATTTTATCCTTTTCCCAATCCCTGGCGGGAAAATCATATAACTTAACTTCGTGATTGTCTTTTTCAAGAACAGCTGCCGCATATGCCAGCCAGTCCGGAGCGCGCAATACCCTTCCGCGGGTTCTTGCGGCCCAGCGCTGAGTACGGCAAAATCCCGGAACAAATGGTTCGTTGATTAGTAATACTTTCATTATTATTTATATTTTATCTGCAGCATGCTTGTTAAAAACGCAGAAAATATGGTTTGTATTCCTAGAACGATAAAAACAAGGGATAGAAGCGCTGTTTTAAGCTGGGCCCATTCATTCGCTCCCGGCATAACTTCGCCAAAACTAAAACCGCCTCTTATCCAGGTAATAAGAATATAGGCGCAAACGCCAAGCCCTGCTGTCAAGAAAATAAAACCGATGGAAATTGCGCGTTCAAGCGTAAATATAGAAAGCATTTTTTTCGGAAAAGGGCTTTTTTCAAGCCCGATTTGATGGGCGTAAATTTTTGCCGCAAGCCCAGTGTTGAAAATCTGCCAGCCAAGCAGTGTTAACAGGCTTGAAAAAACCATAACGTGTATATCCCAGTTTCTTCCTGCAAAATAGATAGGCCCGAAAAGAAACCTTACACACAAAAACAATCCGACTACAAACATCAGCACACCCGGCATTAAAAACAAATAATTCGGGCTGTAAAGAAGCATAAAACGCATATGCCTCCAGGCGTCACGCAACGAAGAAAGTTTTGTCTCGCCTTTGCGCGGATAGTATGTTATTGTTATTTCTGATATTTTCAGTTTTTTCTTCAGCGCATGGATTACCATCTCGCTGGCAAACTCCATGCCGGTGGTGTGCAGGCCCATCTTTTTGTACGCTTCTTTGGTAAACGCGCGCAACCCGCAATGTGAATCGCTTACAGTTCCGCCAAAAAACAACCTGAGAAAACCCGACAATATAGGGTTGCCGATATATCTATGGGACCAGGTCATGGCCCCAGGGAGAATATTGCCTTTAAATCTGGACCCCATAACCAAATCATTGCCGGCTTTTAAAGAATTTACAAATTTTGTCACTTCCAGAAAATCATAGGTATCGTCCGCATCACCCATAACTATGTA includes:
- a CDS encoding cobalamin B12-binding domain-containing protein codes for the protein MSKILLIGLPADRYTQPMLGLGYIGAALMNKGHTIKVHDMASENCGNIAQIEKEIKEFKPDSVGISVLTAQFTKAKEIVKAIKKLDTKIITVMGGPHISALPEYTLKTVSEVDFVFAGEGEISFPE
- a CDS encoding glycosyltransferase; this encodes MQPQISIIIAVKNGEKTIRKCLNSVFALDYQNFEVIIVNDGSTDGTKEVISSFKIRKYGNKEASLTVIDIPGLGPAEARNIGVKQAKGEYIALTDADCIVDARWLNELLKGFKIEHNQPWVPVQGAGIAGVGGAQLIPDDESKFGKTIGGFMKVIGFVTDYIKPKYADNLKNYMKKTDHNPTCNVMYKKEIFDKVGGFLSGMWPGEDVEFDYRVRKAGFALLYNPGAVVYHYRADNLEKFKKMMLSYGRVQGELVKKYGFFRKIQYVPLILVFALLIELLIAFLSIKIGIVFILSAVILTSMYFFARSRNLIIAYKYTVLMFWTVLLWNYGFLKGLGKPNV
- a CDS encoding radical SAM protein translates to MKVLLINEPFVPGFCRTQRWAARTRGRVLRAPDWLAYAAAVLEKDNHEVKLYDFPARDWEKDKIAELAKQEKPDFVILDSTTPSIYSDIECAKIIKENSFAKIIMVGPHVSALPEETLLESKGAVDVAVIGEYDYTVRDIIKNYPNLAGIPGIAYIKEGKPFCTAKRLLIENLDELPFPAWHHLDLMKYFDGGKLYPYIDIISGRGCPNACIFCLWPQVMHGFKYRFRSPKNVVDEIEQDIKLCPQVLKGGEFFFEDDTFTVNKARAIEICEEIMRRNLKITFSVNARADTADREMFRIMKKAGCRELLVGFESGVQEILNKMHKNITVEQARNFMALAKEAKLQVHGCFVIGLPGETTETANKTVEFGLNLGLDTIQFSGAVPFPGTRYFKMCETEGWLKSKVWSDWLQEGEQAGVVEYPGMTRQQIDKLVDSGLKRFYFRPSFMIKFLLKTTNKTDLYRKLRGAKNFISYLLGKK
- a CDS encoding glycosyltransferase family 2 protein, yielding MSIEISVVLPCLNEEETIAACIDKSKKAFAESRVEGEVIVVDNGSTDKSVAIAKDHGAKVIREEEKGYGSALRRGISEAQGQYIVMGDADDTYDFLEVTKFVNSLKAGNDLVMGSRFKGNILPGAMTWSHRYIGNPILSGFLRLFFGGTVSDSHCGLRAFTKEAYKKMGLHTTGMEFASEMVIHALKKKLKISEITITYYPRKGETKLSSLRDAWRHMRFMLLYSPNYLFLMPGVLMFVVGLFLCVRFLFGPIYFAGRNWDIHVMVFSSLLTLLGWQIFNTGLAAKIYAHQIGLEKSPFPKKMLSIFTLERAISIGFIFLTAGLGVCAYILITWIRGGFSFGEVMPGANEWAQLKTALLSLVFIVLGIQTIFSAFLTSMLQIKYK